The Allofrancisella frigidaquae genome has a segment encoding these proteins:
- a CDS encoding glycoside hydrolase family 19 protein has product MRLKMKVISTLTLALINTAAFANCSTEEVNTGWTASIKFSCDRDTDLVKNPISFKLTNGVKVNSVWNLGNTDLETNGSSVSITSKDWSGNPTILKKGKSATIQFSPSAPDFSVQDFKAGLADPVDPVDPVDPVDPVDPVDPGSEYPQYSEATTYKSGDIVKKDGKLYRCKDGVAAWCSGAAWAYAPGTGSAWYMAWEDYDPSNPVDPVDPVDPVDPVDPVDPVDPVDPVDPVDPVDPSNEYVTTQAELDAKEAELTSDPLMTEIKNSIRTRDNNIVEAVKAKDPSNPENVKRVESIISEKDWDYIFPKRSPEYTYENFLKAVAKFPAFCGSYDDGRNADAICRKSLATMFAHFTQETGGHTIHWEVPEWRQGLVHVREMGWDENMRGGYNGECNPDTWQGKTWPCGKFENGDFKSYFGRGAKQLSYNYNYGPFSEAMYGDVRVLLDNPELVADTWLNLASAVFFFVYPQPPKPSMLHVIDGTWKPNAADKTNGLTPGFGVTTQIINGGVECGGSVEVAQSMNRINYYENFAKYLGVEIPADEVLGCKLMKQFDAAGAGATSIYWEEDYSWVAKNPEGKSYACKLVGYQTPFSAFKAGDYTNCVKHFFPDIIIKK; this is encoded by the coding sequence ATGCGCTTAAAAATGAAAGTAATTTCTACCTTAACTTTAGCTTTGATAAATACTGCAGCGTTTGCTAACTGTAGTACTGAAGAAGTTAACACAGGTTGGACAGCTAGTATCAAATTTAGTTGTGATAGAGATACTGACTTAGTTAAAAACCCTATTAGCTTTAAACTAACTAATGGAGTAAAAGTAAATAGCGTTTGGAACCTAGGTAATACTGACCTAGAGACTAATGGTAGTTCTGTATCTATAACTTCGAAGGATTGGAGTGGTAACCCAACGATTCTAAAAAAAGGAAAATCTGCTACTATACAATTTTCTCCTAGTGCTCCTGATTTTAGTGTTCAAGATTTTAAAGCTGGTTTAGCGGATCCTGTTGATCCTGTTGATCCTGTTGATCCTGTTGATCCTGTTGATCCTGTTGATCCTGGTTCAGAATACCCACAATATTCGGAAGCTACTACATACAAAAGTGGAGATATAGTTAAAAAAGATGGAAAACTTTATCGTTGTAAAGACGGAGTAGCAGCTTGGTGTTCAGGAGCAGCTTGGGCTTATGCTCCAGGTACAGGAAGTGCTTGGTATATGGCTTGGGAAGATTATGACCCTAGCAACCCTGTTGATCCAGTTGATCCAGTTGATCCAGTTGATCCAGTTGATCCAGTTGATCCAGTTGATCCAGTTGATCCAGTTGATCCAGTTGATCCAGTTGATCCAAGTAATGAATATGTAACTACCCAAGCAGAACTAGATGCAAAAGAAGCTGAATTAACTAGTGATCCATTGATGACTGAAATTAAAAACTCGATCCGAACTAGAGATAATAATATTGTCGAAGCAGTTAAAGCTAAAGATCCTAGCAACCCAGAAAACGTAAAAAGAGTTGAGAGTATAATTTCTGAAAAAGATTGGGATTACATATTTCCTAAACGATCACCAGAGTATACTTACGAAAACTTTTTAAAAGCTGTTGCTAAATTTCCAGCTTTCTGTGGAAGTTATGATGATGGTAGGAATGCTGATGCCATCTGTCGTAAGTCACTAGCTACTATGTTTGCTCATTTTACTCAAGAAACTGGTGGTCACACAATACACTGGGAAGTTCCAGAATGGCGTCAAGGTCTAGTTCATGTCCGTGAAATGGGTTGGGATGAAAACATGCGTGGTGGCTATAATGGTGAATGTAACCCTGATACTTGGCAAGGAAAAACTTGGCCTTGTGGAAAGTTTGAAAATGGTGATTTCAAGTCATATTTCGGTAGAGGCGCGAAACAGTTAAGTTATAACTATAACTATGGTCCTTTCTCAGAAGCTATGTATGGTGATGTAAGAGTGTTATTAGACAATCCAGAATTAGTTGCAGATACATGGTTAAACCTAGCTTCTGCTGTGTTTTTCTTTGTATACCCGCAACCTCCAAAACCTTCTATGCTACACGTAATTGATGGCACATGGAAACCAAACGCTGCTGATAAGACTAACGGATTAACCCCAGGATTTGGTGTTACAACCCAAATTATCAATGGTGGTGTAGAATGTGGTGGCAGCGTAGAGGTTGCTCAATCTATGAACCGTATCAACTACTATGAGAATTTTGCTAAATACCTAGGTGTAGAAATACCAGCAGATGAAGTATTAGGTTGTAAACTAATGAAACAATTTGATGCTGCAGGCGCTGGTGCTACTAGCATCTACTGGGAAGAGGACTATAGTTGGGTAGCTAAAAACCCTGAAGGTAAATCTTATGCATGTAAACTAGTGGGTTACCAAACACCATTTTCAGCTTTCAAAGCTGGTGACTACACTAACTGTGTTAAGCATTTCTTTCCAGATATAATTATTAAAAAATAA
- a CDS encoding recombinase family protein: protein MMLIGYIRFVLGNTNCQKHLQFNALREYGVEKRRIYKDYVFGDEAKIEGLNKAMKRLQRGDTLVVWSLNNLAESYSQLIDIIKKLSERKIRCFFIKENFDTTVFVNSHSSYIFSCFAKLEKQLTQENVDLGLDPVRNKKIGNSYNPSINEFKLMNGELPNQVFGNFSLSPFLASRPKGTMKASMLGMARAHLPSNFTGANKSVLGGGVGGLPPNQPPDGGDKKSGGTYSRIKKKTLRVVPFQTYRLRLIPGGPYTHFVDLPDLNSPYAENLLVEREYIIYDIQTEEPYFIGSFNLSQDRNSIRAIMDSFSYYHNGIGYIFDRVEESDDRTIFNVNYDCVSNPVIISCEKSRDWIDGPIN from the coding sequence ATGATGCTAATTGGATACATACGTTTCGTATTAGGAAATACAAATTGCCAAAAACATTTACAATTTAATGCTTTAAGAGAATATGGAGTAGAGAAAAGACGTATATATAAGGATTATGTTTTTGGAGATGAAGCTAAAATAGAAGGGTTAAATAAAGCCATGAAGCGTCTTCAAAGAGGTGACACTTTAGTAGTGTGGAGCTTAAATAATTTAGCTGAATCTTATTCTCAGCTTATAGATATAATAAAAAAGCTTAGTGAGAGAAAGATAAGATGCTTTTTTATCAAAGAAAATTTTGATACAACAGTGTTTGTAAACTCACATAGCTCTTATATATTTTCTTGTTTTGCGAAACTCGAAAAACAATTAACTCAAGAAAATGTAGATTTAGGCTTAGACCCAGTAAGAAATAAAAAAATTGGAAATAGCTATAATCCGAGTATTAACGAGTTTAAATTAATGAATGGTGAATTACCTAACCAAGTATTTGGTAATTTCTCGCTTTCACCATTTTTAGCTTCTAGACCGAAAGGCACAATGAAAGCTTCTATGTTAGGCATGGCTAGAGCACATTTACCTTCAAATTTCACTGGAGCAAATAAAAGTGTTTTAGGAGGTGGAGTTGGTGGTCTTCCTCCTAATCAACCTCCTGATGGAGGAGATAAGAAATCAGGAGGCACTTATTCTCGTATTAAGAAAAAAACTCTTAGAGTTGTACCTTTTCAAACATATAGGTTAAGGCTTATACCAGGAGGGCCTTATACACATTTTGTTGACTTACCTGATTTAAATAGTCCATACGCAGAAAATTTACTGGTAGAAAGAGAGTATATTATCTATGATATCCAAACTGAAGAACCATACTTTATTGGTTCATTTAATTTGAGTCAAGATAGAAATTCAATACGTGCTATTATGGACTCTTTTTCATACTATCATAATGGCATTGGTTATATTTTTGATCGGGTGGAGGAGAGTGATGATCGAACAATTTTTAATGTTAATTATGATTGTGTTTCTAATCCAGTAATAATTTCCTGTGAAAAGAGCCGTGATTGGATAGATGGCCCAATTAATTGA
- a CDS encoding chitinase, which produces MKLKMKLITTTILALISTASYTQAYDIDGFDKSRGIDLSIYENYVDQDSQSNSIAPVNSSDKYVTTQKELDAKEAELTNDPKLLQIKSSIKTRDNKTVEAVKAKATSNPGNVKLVEKIISEANWNYLFPDRAPEYSYENFLKAVAKFPAFCGSYNDGRDAEAICRKSLATMFAHFTQETGGHDASKSSITPEWRQGLVFLRESGFTEESRDGYNQECDPTTWQGETWPCGKFEDGTFKSYFGRGAKQLSNNYNYGPFSQAMFGDVRVLLDNPELVADTWLNLASAVFFFIYPQPPKPSMLHVIDGTWEPNTADKANGLLPGFGVTTQIINGGVECGKGIEAPQSKNRINYYENFAKYLKVDMPADEVFSCKAMKPFNASGAGAINIYWEKDDSWVAENPKNESYTCKLVGYQTPFSAFTPGDYTKCVKHFFPDIVIK; this is translated from the coding sequence ATGAAACTAAAAATGAAACTTATTACAACTACTATTCTAGCTCTAATAAGTACAGCATCATATACTCAGGCATATGATATAGATGGATTTGATAAAAGTAGAGGTATTGATCTTTCAATATATGAAAATTATGTTGACCAGGATAGCCAAAGTAATTCAATAGCTCCTGTAAATTCAAGTGATAAATACGTTACTACCCAAAAAGAATTAGATGCTAAAGAAGCTGAGTTAACTAATGATCCAAAACTGCTACAAATAAAAAGCTCTATTAAAACTAGAGATAACAAAACTGTTGAGGCCGTCAAAGCTAAAGCTACTAGCAACCCAGGAAATGTAAAGCTAGTTGAAAAGATAATCTCTGAAGCAAATTGGAATTACCTATTCCCTGATAGAGCTCCTGAATACAGCTATGAAAATTTTCTAAAAGCTGTAGCTAAGTTTCCAGCTTTCTGTGGTAGTTATAATGATGGCAGAGATGCTGAGGCAATATGTCGTAAATCACTAGCTACTATGTTTGCTCACTTTACTCAGGAGACTGGCGGCCACGATGCTTCTAAATCTAGCATCACTCCTGAGTGGCGTCAAGGTTTAGTTTTCTTACGTGAATCTGGATTTACTGAAGAATCTAGAGATGGCTATAACCAAGAATGCGATCCAACAACATGGCAAGGTGAAACTTGGCCTTGCGGTAAATTCGAAGATGGTACATTCAAATCGTACTTCGGTAGAGGAGCGAAACAACTAAGTAATAACTATAACTACGGTCCTTTCTCACAAGCAATGTTTGGTGATGTAAGGGTATTATTAGATAATCCAGAGCTAGTTGCTGATACTTGGTTAAATTTAGCTTCTGCAGTATTCTTTTTTATTTACCCACAACCACCAAAGCCATCCATGCTGCATGTAATTGATGGAACATGGGAGCCAAATACTGCTGATAAAGCTAATGGTTTACTTCCAGGATTTGGTGTAACAACTCAGATCATCAATGGTGGTGTAGAATGTGGAAAGGGTATAGAGGCTCCCCAATCTAAAAACCGTATCAACTATTATGAAAACTTCGCTAAATACCTTAAAGTAGATATGCCTGCAGATGAGGTTTTTAGTTGTAAAGCTATGAAACCTTTTAATGCTAGTGGTGCTGGAGCTATTAACATTTACTGGGAAAAAGACGATAGTTGGGTAGCTGAAAACCCTAAAAATGAATCTTATACATGTAAATTAGTAGGATACCAAACTCCGTTTTCTGCATTTACACCAGGAGATTACACTAAGTGTGTTAAACACTTCTTTCCTGACATAGTTATTAAATAA
- the prmB gene encoding 50S ribosomal protein L3 N(5)-glutamine methyltransferase has protein sequence MFSREKHKDILENLHSIKDYIRWAISEMTLQKAYFGHGSESVWDEAVHLVLSAINMSHDIDSNMISAKLLTEEKSKIVDYVYQRAYKRKPLPYILKKAWFADMEFDIDERVIIPRSPIAELILNDFSPWINDVDEISEVLDLCTGSGCIGIACSDVFEKADITLVDISDGALEVARHNIAKHKLNDRVKAIKSDLFNNLEGKKFDVIVSNPPYVDRDDLASMPREYHYEPKLALEAGDDGLELAKRIILEADQYMTENGVLIVEVGNSQYALMEMCPDIPFTWLSFSEGGDGVFLLTYAELVKYKELFKEYFQKF, from the coding sequence ATGTTTAGCAGAGAAAAACATAAGGATATTTTAGAAAATCTACACTCTATTAAAGACTATATTCGTTGGGCGATTTCAGAGATGACTTTGCAAAAGGCTTATTTCGGTCATGGTTCAGAGTCTGTGTGGGATGAAGCTGTACATTTGGTGCTTTCGGCAATAAATATGTCTCATGATATTGATAGTAATATGATTAGTGCAAAGTTGCTTACCGAAGAAAAAAGCAAAATTGTAGATTATGTTTACCAGCGAGCATATAAACGTAAACCACTACCATATATTCTTAAAAAAGCATGGTTTGCTGATATGGAGTTTGACATAGATGAAAGAGTTATTATCCCTCGTTCACCTATAGCTGAACTTATTCTTAATGATTTTTCTCCGTGGATAAATGATGTTGATGAGATTAGTGAAGTACTTGATTTATGTACAGGTAGTGGTTGTATCGGTATTGCTTGTTCAGATGTTTTTGAAAAGGCAGATATAACTTTGGTGGATATATCTGATGGTGCTTTAGAGGTAGCTAGACATAATATTGCAAAGCATAAGTTAAATGATAGAGTAAAAGCTATAAAATCAGATTTATTTAATAACTTGGAAGGTAAAAAGTTTGATGTAATAGTTTCAAATCCACCTTATGTTGATAGAGATGATCTAGCAAGTATGCCAAGAGAGTATCACTATGAGCCAAAGCTTGCTTTAGAGGCTGGTGATGATGGTTTAGAACTTGCTAAGAGAATTATTCTAGAGGCTGATCAGTATATGACTGAAAATGGGGTTTTAATTGTAGAAGTTGGAAATAGTCAGTATGCTTTGATGGAGATGTGCCCAGATATCCCATTTACTTGGTTAAGTTTTAGTGAGGGTGGCGATGGTGTATTTTTACTTACATACGCTGAGTTAGTTAAATATAAAGAGCTTTTTAAAGAGTATTTTCAGAAGTTTTAG
- the cysS gene encoding cysteine--tRNA ligase, with protein sequence MIFYNSLSGKKEEFKPITPNKIKMYTCGVTVYDDCHIGHARTYIAFDVINRYFKYRGFDVTLVRNITDIDDKIITRAKQNDESTTELVNRNIKAMHEVFDKLNILVPDSEPRATETIPEMIAMIEDLIEKGYAYQGANKDVFYRVTKFVDYGKLSKQNLESLQQGARVEVTDEKENPMDFVLWKAAKEGEPVWDSPWGEGRPGWHIECSAMAKKLLGKSFDIHAGGSDLRFPHHENEIAQSEACNECTFANYWLHSGMVKVNAEKMSKSLNNFFTIVDVLQGYHPEVVRYFLASTNYRSEINYSKENLDNAKASVERLFNALRDIEPIEFNLPDDACEYEQKFIKAMDNDFNTSEALAVLFSLAKEINTLKAINKYKASGYAYLLRKLCDVLGILFTNVEDYFKHISDEDVNIEQIEELIAKRIQAKKDKDYATADQIRSQLQQQGIMLEDTATGTTWKKG encoded by the coding sequence ATGATTTTTTATAATTCCCTATCAGGTAAAAAAGAGGAGTTTAAGCCAATTACTCCTAATAAAATCAAGATGTATACATGTGGTGTAACAGTATACGATGACTGCCATATTGGTCATGCAAGAACTTATATTGCGTTTGACGTTATAAATAGGTATTTTAAATATCGCGGCTTTGACGTAACTTTAGTGAGAAATATCACAGATATTGATGATAAGATTATTACTCGTGCTAAGCAAAATGATGAATCAACCACTGAGCTTGTAAATAGAAATATCAAAGCTATGCATGAAGTTTTTGATAAACTTAATATCCTTGTCCCTGATAGTGAGCCTAGAGCTACAGAAACAATCCCTGAAATGATAGCTATGATAGAAGACTTGATAGAAAAGGGTTATGCCTACCAAGGAGCAAATAAGGATGTATTTTATCGTGTAACTAAATTTGTCGACTATGGTAAGTTAAGTAAGCAAAATCTAGAATCTTTGCAACAAGGAGCTAGAGTTGAGGTTACTGATGAAAAAGAAAACCCTATGGATTTTGTACTTTGGAAAGCAGCTAAAGAGGGTGAGCCAGTTTGGGATTCACCATGGGGAGAAGGTCGCCCTGGTTGGCATATAGAATGCTCCGCAATGGCAAAAAAACTTTTAGGTAAGAGTTTTGACATCCACGCAGGCGGCTCTGACCTTAGGTTTCCTCATCATGAAAATGAAATTGCTCAGTCAGAAGCTTGTAATGAGTGTACTTTTGCTAACTACTGGTTACATTCTGGCATGGTAAAAGTTAATGCTGAAAAAATGTCTAAATCGTTAAATAATTTTTTTACCATAGTGGATGTTTTACAAGGATATCATCCAGAAGTTGTTAGATATTTCTTAGCTTCGACTAATTATAGAAGTGAGATTAATTATTCAAAGGAAAACTTAGACAACGCTAAAGCTTCTGTTGAGAGATTATTTAATGCTCTTAGAGATATTGAGCCTATAGAGTTTAATTTGCCAGATGATGCTTGTGAATATGAGCAAAAGTTTATAAAAGCAATGGATAATGATTTTAATACTTCTGAAGCATTAGCAGTTTTATTTTCATTAGCTAAAGAGATAAATACACTCAAGGCAATAAATAAATATAAAGCTAGTGGCTATGCTTATTTGTTACGTAAACTGTGCGATGTGTTGGGTATTTTATTTACAAACGTAGAGGATTATTTTAAACATATTAGTGATGAAGATGTGAATATCGAGCAAATAGAGGAACTAATAGCTAAGCGTATACAAGCTAAGAAAGATAAAGATTATGCAACAGCTGATCAAATAAGAAGCCAGCTACAACAACAAGGTATTATGTTAGAAGATACAGCCACAGGCACAACTTGGAAAAAAGGATAG
- a CDS encoding photosystem I protein M (PsaM): protein MYARKNLARLRKGLTLVELLVSTIIAMIVFSMVITIYYTAKTKYNSFKDKLSIEVKELTIKKTLYDFIKNTGFACKFGYSSQTYYDKTGDSLDSFFLGNSGLRVGPLPLDSNNIKSSLGSSCTSNCYQSGTNYIMVKKEDSHTKLKDTNILSTILKLDSLDNVSVGVYMALCNKSDINLTKVSSITSNTNTVELASAPNSIYYAGDYAGIYRLEILYIKATGDQDANGNNIYSLYVYIKTNNSSGNTYELVRGVKDLQVEYATISNGDITWNSVSTDMDIKRADYPALKISFTIDGEAFSKVVVL from the coding sequence ATGTATGCTAGGAAAAACTTAGCAAGGTTAAGAAAGGGCTTGACGTTAGTAGAATTATTAGTCTCTACAATAATTGCTATGATAGTTTTTTCTATGGTTATAACTATTTATTACACAGCAAAGACTAAATATAACTCTTTCAAAGATAAACTATCTATTGAAGTCAAAGAGTTAACTATTAAAAAGACTTTGTACGATTTTATCAAAAATACTGGGTTTGCATGTAAGTTTGGTTATAGTAGTCAAACTTATTATGATAAAACTGGGGACTCTTTAGATAGTTTTTTTTTAGGAAATTCGGGATTGCGTGTAGGCCCTTTACCATTAGATAGTAATAATATTAAATCTTCTTTAGGAAGTAGCTGCACCAGTAACTGTTATCAATCAGGAACTAACTATATAATGGTCAAAAAAGAAGATAGTCATACTAAACTTAAAGATACTAACATTTTGTCAACGATATTAAAGCTTGACTCTTTGGACAATGTATCCGTAGGTGTGTACATGGCTTTATGTAATAAAAGCGATATTAACTTAACTAAAGTATCAAGTATAACTAGTAATACCAATACGGTTGAATTAGCTTCTGCACCTAATAGTATATATTACGCTGGTGATTATGCTGGAATATATCGTTTAGAAATCCTTTATATTAAAGCTACAGGAGACCAAGATGCAAACGGTAATAATATTTATTCATTATATGTGTACATAAAGACTAATAATTCTAGTGGTAATACATATGAGCTAGTACGAGGAGTTAAAGATTTGCAAGTAGAGTATGCTACTATAAGTAATGGGGATATTACTTGGAATTCAGTATCTACCGATATGGATATTAAAAGAGCAGATTACCCGGCATTAAAGATATCATTTACAATTGATGGTGAAGCATTTAGTAAGGTGGTAGTCCTGTAG
- a CDS encoding PulJ/GspJ family protein — MIRKKGFSLLEVLIASALVIFLLFAVFYAIGNLLSGSILAEKKVKLNSELDDRINHFFITGTFDDSTSGEMDFANSGESDSILTFTGTNSNYNISVTKRLFKLDEAENSISSSGSSKVVICHKPGTGAQKTLTIPAPALNAHLSHGDYIGACSSS, encoded by the coding sequence ATGATTAGGAAAAAAGGTTTTTCATTATTGGAAGTGTTAATAGCATCAGCATTAGTTATATTTTTGTTATTTGCAGTATTCTATGCTATAGGTAATCTTTTATCAGGGTCTATTTTGGCTGAGAAAAAAGTTAAGCTAAATAGTGAGCTAGATGATAGGATTAACCATTTTTTTATCACTGGAACATTTGATGATAGTACCTCTGGAGAGATGGATTTTGCTAACAGTGGAGAAAGTGATAGTATTCTAACTTTTACAGGAACCAATTCTAATTATAATATTAGTGTAACTAAAAGATTGTTCAAATTAGATGAAGCTGAAAATAGTATTAGTTCAAGTGGTAGCTCAAAGGTAGTTATATGTCATAAACCTGGTACTGGGGCTCAAAAGACTTTAACGATACCAGCTCCTGCTTTAAACGCACACCTTAGTCATGGTGATTATATAGGAGCTTGCTCAAGTAGTTAG
- the putP gene encoding sodium/proline symporter PutP, translating into MNNIQILWITFIVYIVIIFTIGIYSYFQTKKVSDYMLGGRSLSAPIAALGAGASDMGSWLLLALPGAFMIYGFNQIWLPLGLTIGAFINWGVIAKRLRIYTEIVKDSITIPAYFENRFHDDKGILRFVTAIVIVMFFTIYVGAGFVSGGVLFGSMFGISYHQALLLTASIMFVYTCVGGFLAISWIDFFQGTLMLFALLVVPIVVFSNFGEADIMSALSNINISGFYDITAGVPIITIISLLAWGLGYFGQPHIIVRFMAIKDPNKTSKAMWICMSWMIAALVGAACIGILGAAYYQAEKINPESVFLRLSAVFFNPWIEGVLLAAVLSAVMSTSSAQLLSLSSAFSVDVYAKFFRKKASHTEQLNVSRLTVLAVTILAIIISYNPESSILNLVSYAWAGLGSSFGAVVIFSLFWSRMNKYGAIAGIISGAFMVLIWPLFKSFGGWFEIYEMVPAFALSCVCIVIFSLATSKPESSITAEYEKYKLAL; encoded by the coding sequence ATGAATAATATACAAATACTTTGGATAACTTTTATTGTTTACATAGTTATTATATTTACTATAGGTATTTATTCGTATTTTCAAACAAAAAAAGTTTCTGATTATATGCTTGGAGGTAGATCTTTAAGTGCTCCGATAGCAGCATTGGGGGCTGGTGCTTCTGATATGGGCTCTTGGCTATTATTAGCTTTACCTGGTGCTTTTATGATATATGGTTTTAACCAAATATGGTTACCTTTAGGGTTAACTATAGGAGCTTTTATAAATTGGGGTGTTATAGCTAAAAGATTAAGGATATACACTGAAATAGTAAAAGATTCGATTACAATACCTGCTTATTTCGAAAATAGGTTTCATGACGATAAAGGAATACTTCGTTTTGTTACAGCTATAGTTATAGTAATGTTTTTCACGATTTACGTTGGAGCAGGTTTTGTATCCGGAGGAGTACTGTTTGGCTCTATGTTTGGTATTTCATACCATCAGGCTTTGCTTCTTACTGCTTCAATAATGTTTGTTTATACATGTGTGGGCGGCTTTTTGGCTATATCTTGGATAGATTTTTTTCAAGGAACTTTAATGCTATTTGCTCTTTTAGTGGTACCAATTGTTGTATTTAGTAATTTTGGTGAAGCAGATATTATGAGTGCTCTTTCAAATATAAATATATCTGGATTTTATGATATTACGGCTGGTGTTCCTATTATTACAATAATCTCTCTATTAGCTTGGGGTTTAGGGTATTTTGGTCAACCACATATTATTGTTAGGTTTATGGCTATAAAAGACCCAAATAAAACTTCTAAAGCAATGTGGATATGTATGTCATGGATGATAGCTGCACTCGTAGGCGCTGCTTGTATTGGTATATTAGGAGCTGCTTACTACCAAGCAGAAAAAATAAATCCAGAATCAGTTTTTCTTAGATTATCAGCGGTGTTTTTTAATCCTTGGATAGAAGGGGTTTTACTCGCGGCAGTTCTTTCAGCTGTTATGAGTACATCGTCAGCTCAATTATTGTCTTTATCTAGTGCTTTTTCTGTTGATGTATATGCTAAATTTTTTAGGAAAAAAGCCTCGCATACCGAGCAGCTGAATGTGAGTAGATTGACTGTTTTAGCAGTAACTATATTAGCGATTATTATCTCTTATAATCCAGAGAGTAGTATATTAAATCTAGTTAGCTACGCTTGGGCTGGCTTAGGTAGTTCTTTTGGTGCAGTAGTAATATTTTCATTATTTTGGTCAAGAATGAATAAGTATGGTGCTATAGCTGGAATTATTTCAGGGGCGTTTATGGTTTTGATATGGCCACTGTTTAAAAGTTTTGGGGGATGGTTTGAGATTTATGAGATGGTTCCTGCGTTTGCGCTTAGTTGTGTTTGTATAGTTATCTTTAGTTTAGCAACTTCAAAACCAGAAAGCTCAATTACAGCTGAATATGAAAAGTATAAGCTGGCTTTATAG
- the glpX gene encoding class II fructose-bisphosphatase, with product MNRKVALEAVRVTELAALASWSQMGRGDKIAADQAAVDAMRNALNEVDVDGTVVIGEGELDEAPMLYIGEKVGRGGPKVDIALDPLEGTTITSKGGPNALTVLAMADEGGFLNAPDVYMQKIAVGGITAPKGIVDLDDSVTENLKRIAEYKGVHLSALVVCTMDRPRHADIIKEARACGARVILIDDGDVSAVISTATEGSGIDVYIGTGGAPEGVLAAAALKCLGGQMQARLVFNNDEEIKRAYKWGITDLNKKYDIDDLASGNIIFAATGVTDGNMLKGVKRINSSRRGSFAVTHSIVMRSTTRTVRHITAEHSFDFKDGVEKFMA from the coding sequence ATGAATAGAAAAGTAGCTCTTGAGGCGGTTAGAGTAACGGAGTTGGCAGCTTTAGCATCATGGAGTCAAATGGGTAGAGGAGATAAAATAGCAGCAGATCAAGCTGCTGTTGATGCTATGAGAAATGCCCTTAATGAAGTAGATGTTGATGGTACGGTTGTTATCGGTGAAGGAGAGCTGGATGAGGCGCCTATGCTATACATAGGTGAAAAGGTAGGCAGAGGTGGACCAAAGGTAGATATAGCTCTAGACCCTCTAGAAGGGACCACTATCACGTCAAAAGGTGGGCCAAATGCTCTTACAGTTTTAGCTATGGCTGATGAAGGAGGCTTTTTGAACGCTCCTGATGTATACATGCAAAAAATAGCAGTCGGAGGTATAACAGCTCCTAAAGGGATAGTAGATTTAGATGATTCTGTTACAGAAAATCTTAAACGGATAGCAGAATATAAAGGCGTGCATTTATCAGCGTTGGTTGTGTGTACTATGGATAGGCCGAGGCATGCTGATATTATTAAAGAAGCAAGAGCGTGTGGTGCTAGGGTTATATTGATAGATGATGGTGATGTTTCAGCAGTTATTTCAACGGCTACTGAAGGATCTGGAATAGACGTATATATAGGTACAGGTGGAGCTCCAGAAGGCGTTTTAGCAGCTGCAGCCTTGAAATGCCTAGGTGGGCAGATGCAAGCAAGGCTCGTATTTAATAATGATGAAGAAATTAAAAGAGCTTATAAATGGGGTATAACAGACCTTAATAAAAAGTATGATATAGATGATTTGGCGTCAGGAAATATTATATTTGCTGCAACAGGAGTTACTGATGGTAATATGCTAAAAGGCGTTAAGAGAATAAACAGTTCTCGCAGAGGCTCATTTGCTGTAACTCATAGCATAGTTATGCGCTCAACAACAAGAACAGTGCGTCATATAACAGCTGAACACAGTTTTGACTTTAAAGACGGTGTTGAGAAGTTTATGGCTTAA